A genomic window from Vigna radiata var. radiata cultivar VC1973A chromosome 2, Vradiata_ver6, whole genome shotgun sequence includes:
- the LOC106756178 gene encoding AP-5 complex subunit zeta-1 isoform X2, which yields MSENDLGWDFHLRKLSVSGRDSNTANDPASDPSLLPSVKKLHALCKTENSEDLVARVYTSLNKIFQRAAASLSQSRTSNGLLLLAILQFYLDFGEIVLHDADPSLRTFFRSCLSREFADPVVAEATLEFLINNKKKLLTSFPNLLPQFFPLLLKLIAWNGERLEKLFLKAFPALISPGSFLPLFPSLVDLPILVVALEKVEKSSGPLIGSSIASIQKNTAPKMLLALMDEAYTGSTIEDGVGDSEYEDNSAIDVADPLFLELLKDENDGIAERPWSSPVMTAILQTSVNSPYSDKLKAVLSLTPRLLDVYFSIALQTVNNSLICALIPLLMSRYATIFPDKIFSYEVRKRLLEFMLSTFQCSPNFIALLKKPIMDRLGEAYDSPVKTELALQLCWAIGEHGGGGGSHKDEARELFESLELLLYENLSSSRVGMTQEVSLDKDTYRRSSQSRLLCFVVTAIAKLATHHRELIPRARVSLGKVWC from the exons ATGTCAGAGAACGACTTAGGTTGGGATTTTCACCTCCGGAAGCTCTCTGTCAGTGGCAGAGACTCCAACACCGCCAACGATCCCGCTTCTGATCCTTCCCTTCTTCCTTCC gTGAAAAAGCTTCATGCTTTATGCAAGACCGAAAATTCCGAGGACTTGGTGGCTAGGGTTTATACCTCCCTTAACAAGATTTTCCAGCGCGCTGCAGCTTCCCTCTCTCAATCTCGAACCTCCAATGGCCTTCTTTTgctt GCAATTCTTCAGTTTTACCTAGACTTTGGGGAGATTGTTCTTCACGATGCTGATCCTAGTCTTAGGACATTTTTTCGGTCGTGCTTGAGCAG GGAGTTTGCTGATCCTGTTGTTGCTGAAGCAACACTTGAATTTCTCATCAACAACAAGAAGAAGCTTCTAACTTCCTTCCCTAACTTATTACCTCAG TTTTTTCCATTGTTATTAAAGTTGATTGCTTGGAATGGTGAAAG ATTAGAGAAACTATTTTTGAAAGCCTTCCCAGCCTTGATATCACCTGGGTCATTTCTTCCCTTATTTCCATCTTTAGTAGACTTGCCAA TTTTGGTAGTAGCATTGGAAAAGGTGGAAAAAAGCTCTGGACCCTTAATTGGGAGCAGCATAGCTTCTATTCAGAAGAATACTGCCCCTAAG ATGCTACTTGCTCTTATGGATGAGGCATACACTGGTTCAACTATAGAAGATGGCGTAGGAGATTCTGAATATGAGGATAACAGTGCAATTGATGTTGCTGATCCATTGTTCCTTGAACTTTTGAAGGATGAAAATGATGGTATCGCT GAACGTCCCTGGTCATCTCCAGTGATGACTGCAATATTACAGACTTCAGTCAATAGTCCTTACTCTGATAAGCTGAAAGCAGTACTTAGCTTGACTCCCCGTCTTCTTGACGTGTACTTCTCCATAGCATTGCAAACTGTCAAtaatt cTCTGATTTGTGCATTGATTCCTCTGCTCATGTCGAGATATGCTACAATATTTCCGgacaaaatattttcatatgag GTCCGCAAGCGACTTTTGGAGTTTATGCTCTCTACATTTCAGTGTTCACCAAACTTCATTGCCCTTTTAAAG AAACCTATAATGGACAGACTTGGAGAAGCTTATGACAGCCCAGTCAAG acAGAATTAGCCTTGCAATTATGTTGGGCCATTGGGGAGCATGGTGGAGGTGGTGGGTCTCACAAAGATGAAGCCCGTGAGCTTTTTGAGAGTCTAGAACTGCTTCTGTATGAAAACCTTTCTTCAAG TCGTGTGGGCATGACACAGGAGGTATCCCTTGATAAGGATACTTACAGAAGGTCATCACAGTCCAGgcttttatgttttgttgtgaCAGCCATAGCAAAGCTTGCTACACATCATCGAGAGTTAATACCAAGAGCACGTGTATCCTTGGGCAAGGTATGGTGTTGA
- the LOC106756178 gene encoding AP-5 complex subunit zeta-1 isoform X1 encodes MSENDLGWDFHLRKLSVSGRDSNTANDPASDPSLLPSVKKLHALCKTENSEDLVARVYTSLNKIFQRAAASLSQSRTSNGLLLLAILQFYLDFGEIVLHDADPSLRTFFRSCLSREFADPVVAEATLEFLINNKKKLLTSFPNLLPQFFPLLLKLIAWNGERLEKLFLKAFPALISPGSFLPLFPSLVDLPILVVALEKVEKSSGPLIGSSIASIQKNTAPKMLLALMDEAYTGSTIEDGVGDSEYEDNSAIDVADPLFLELLKDENDGIAERPWSSPVMTAILQTSVNSPYSDKLKAVLSLTPRLLDVYFSIALQTVNNSLICALIPLLMSRYATIFPDKIFSYEVRKRLLEFMLSTFQCSPNFIALLKKPIMDRLGEAYDSPVKTELALQLCWAIGEHGGGGGSHKDEARELFESLELLLYENLSSSRVGMTQEVSLDKDTYRRSSQSRLLCFVVTAIAKLATHHRELIPRARVSLGKVARSRISDARVWRRACDFLGLMKDPAICSSILGPSRPTQGTAQKVGSINWSEGSKKMIAHIPFYILGEQEGPPFHDFSFSDIIPRR; translated from the exons ATGTCAGAGAACGACTTAGGTTGGGATTTTCACCTCCGGAAGCTCTCTGTCAGTGGCAGAGACTCCAACACCGCCAACGATCCCGCTTCTGATCCTTCCCTTCTTCCTTCC gTGAAAAAGCTTCATGCTTTATGCAAGACCGAAAATTCCGAGGACTTGGTGGCTAGGGTTTATACCTCCCTTAACAAGATTTTCCAGCGCGCTGCAGCTTCCCTCTCTCAATCTCGAACCTCCAATGGCCTTCTTTTgctt GCAATTCTTCAGTTTTACCTAGACTTTGGGGAGATTGTTCTTCACGATGCTGATCCTAGTCTTAGGACATTTTTTCGGTCGTGCTTGAGCAG GGAGTTTGCTGATCCTGTTGTTGCTGAAGCAACACTTGAATTTCTCATCAACAACAAGAAGAAGCTTCTAACTTCCTTCCCTAACTTATTACCTCAG TTTTTTCCATTGTTATTAAAGTTGATTGCTTGGAATGGTGAAAG ATTAGAGAAACTATTTTTGAAAGCCTTCCCAGCCTTGATATCACCTGGGTCATTTCTTCCCTTATTTCCATCTTTAGTAGACTTGCCAA TTTTGGTAGTAGCATTGGAAAAGGTGGAAAAAAGCTCTGGACCCTTAATTGGGAGCAGCATAGCTTCTATTCAGAAGAATACTGCCCCTAAG ATGCTACTTGCTCTTATGGATGAGGCATACACTGGTTCAACTATAGAAGATGGCGTAGGAGATTCTGAATATGAGGATAACAGTGCAATTGATGTTGCTGATCCATTGTTCCTTGAACTTTTGAAGGATGAAAATGATGGTATCGCT GAACGTCCCTGGTCATCTCCAGTGATGACTGCAATATTACAGACTTCAGTCAATAGTCCTTACTCTGATAAGCTGAAAGCAGTACTTAGCTTGACTCCCCGTCTTCTTGACGTGTACTTCTCCATAGCATTGCAAACTGTCAAtaatt cTCTGATTTGTGCATTGATTCCTCTGCTCATGTCGAGATATGCTACAATATTTCCGgacaaaatattttcatatgag GTCCGCAAGCGACTTTTGGAGTTTATGCTCTCTACATTTCAGTGTTCACCAAACTTCATTGCCCTTTTAAAG AAACCTATAATGGACAGACTTGGAGAAGCTTATGACAGCCCAGTCAAG acAGAATTAGCCTTGCAATTATGTTGGGCCATTGGGGAGCATGGTGGAGGTGGTGGGTCTCACAAAGATGAAGCCCGTGAGCTTTTTGAGAGTCTAGAACTGCTTCTGTATGAAAACCTTTCTTCAAG TCGTGTGGGCATGACACAGGAGGTATCCCTTGATAAGGATACTTACAGAAGGTCATCACAGTCCAGgcttttatgttttgttgtgaCAGCCATAGCAAAGCTTGCTACACATCATCGAGAGTTAATACCAAGAGCACGTGTATCCTTGGGCAAG GTAGCTCGGTCTCGAATTTCTGATGCTAGAGTATGGAGGCGTGCATGCGATTTCCTGGGTTTGATGAAAGACCCTGCTATATGTTCATCCATATTGGGGCCTTCGCGACCTACACAAGGTACAGCGCAGAAAGTTGGCAGCATAAACTGGAGTGAAGGTTCAAAGAAGATGATTGCACATATACCATTTTATATTCTAGGAGAACAAGAAG GGCCACCTTTTCatgatttctcattttcagaTATCATTCCCAGAAGATGA
- the LOC106780622 gene encoding uncharacterized protein LOC106780622 gives MPEKNPPVLEKYDGSIDPDDHLRIFTNAMTLYTDSDSFICRAFSLSLKDEALEWYNTLPPNTVDCFATAETLFRRQYASNQKQEITPVKLVNTKQGKDETLKAFMKRYNKTARRVKEVNHSFIINNLPSCLKPGYFAKKLYARPPKTMEELHKRVAEFIRMEDMRILQRKKQQEVSTSGNQKEGKQLFNSSDKSGGTFHKDFIRTPRYNHYTALKAPEVKVLEEALNTELLTIRRKSSPKDADERKSYRFHQNCGHTIEECLTLKDEIERLIRGGHLQKFVGERTRTKSPTKEKSQRRETDRSY, from the coding sequence ATGCCAGAGAAGAATCCTCCGGTATTAGAGAAGTATGATGGCTCGATAGATCCCGACGATCATCTTAGGATCTTCACTAATGCAATGACGCTCTACACAGACAGTGATTCATTCATATGCAGAGCTTTCTCCTTGTCACTCAAGGACGAGGCATTGGAGTGGTATAACACTCTTCCCCCAAACACAGTAGATTGCTTCGCCACCGCCGAAACCCTTTTTAGAAGGCAATACGCCTCTAATCAGAAACAGGAGATAACACCAGTGAAATTAGTAAATACTAAACAGGGGAAGGATGAAACCTTGAAGGCATTCATGAAAAGATACAACAAAACCGCACGACGAGTTAAAGAGGTTAATCactcttttattattaacaacTTACCTTCATGCTTGAAACCAGGATATTTTGCTAAAAAACTGTATGCGCGGCCACCGAAAACCATGGAGGAGCTCCATAAAAGAGTAGCTGAATTCATCCGCATGGAGGATATGCGAATCTTGcaaagaaagaaacaacaagAAGTCTCTACAAGCGGAAACCAAAAGGAGGGCAAACAATTGTTCAATAGTAGTGACAAAAGTGGAGGTACGTTTCATAAGGATTTCATCCGAACACCCAGGTATAATCATTACACTGCCCTCAAAGCACCCGAGGTAAAAGTTCTTGAGGAAGCTCTGAATACTGAACTTCTTACAATTCGGAGAAAGTCTTCTCCAAAGGACGCTGACGAAAGGAAAAGTTATCGGTTCCATCAGAACTGTGGACATACTATAGAGGAATGCCTTACGCTAAAAGATGAGATAGAAAGGCTCATCCGAGGAGGCCATCTGCAGAAATTCGTAGGAGAAAGGACCCGAACAAAGAGTCCTACCAAAGAAAAGTCTCAACGTAGAGAAACCGACCGGTCATATTAA